The proteins below are encoded in one region of Sphaerodactylus townsendi isolate TG3544 linkage group LG06, MPM_Stown_v2.3, whole genome shotgun sequence:
- the PHLDA1 gene encoding pleckstrin homology-like domain family A member 1 yields MLEGGWTPVKEGVLEKRSDGLLQLWKKKRCILTEEGLLLIPPKQQPQQDPPVVLAAAAAPPGVEAAAKIKELPFSTMKTVDCVERKGKYVYFTVVMAEGKEIDFRCPQEQGWNAEITLRLVQYKNRQAILAVKSTRQKQQHLVQQLGPRLRSASNSA; encoded by the coding sequence ATGCTGGAGGGCGGCTGGACGCCGGTGAAGGAAGGCGTGCTGGAGAAGCGCAGCGACGGCTTGCTGCAGCTGTGGAAGAAGAAGCGCTGCATCCTCACCGAGGAAGGGCTGCTTCTCATCCCACCCAAGCAGCAGCCCCAGCAGGATCCGCCGGTGgtgctggcggcggcggcggcgcctccgGGCGTGGAGGCGGCGGCGAAGATCAAGGAGCTGCCCTTCTCCACCATGAAGACGGTGGACTGCGTGGAGCGGAAGGGCAAGTACGTCTACTTCACGGTGGTGATGGCCGAGGGCAAGGAGATCGACTTTCGGTGTCCGCAGGAGCAGGGCTGGAACGCGGAGATCACGCTGCGGCTGGTGCAGTACAAGAACCGCCAGGCCATCCTGGCCGTCAAGTCCACccggcagaagcagcagcacctcGTCCAGCAGCTCGGGCCCCGCCTCCGCAGCGCCTCCAACTCCGCCTAG